One Cucumis sativus cultivar 9930 chromosome 1, Cucumber_9930_V3, whole genome shotgun sequence DNA segment encodes these proteins:
- the LOC101211460 gene encoding putative hydrolase C777.06c, whose product MADLDVSQNGPSLTLTHNQSALIFLGTGCSSAVPNAMCLIQPSDPPCRICSLALSLPPEKNPNYRCNTSLLIDYCQPDGSHHYILIDVGKTFREQVLRWFTHHRIPKVDSIILTHEHADAILGLDDIRAVQPFNAVNDIDPTPIYLSQHSMESISVKFPYLVQKKLKEGQEVRRVAQLDWKIIENHHEKPFVASGLRFIPLPVMHGEDYICLGFLFGENYRVAYISDVSRIPPSTEHVISINGAGQVDLLILDTLYKNGSHNTHFCFPQTLDAVKKLNPKRAMLIGMTHEFDHHKDNEFLLDWSKREGIPVQLAHDGLRIPVDL is encoded by the exons ATGGCGGACCTCGATGTCTCTCAGAATGGACCTTCTCTCACTCTTACTCATAATCAATCGGCTTTGATCTTTTTAGGTACTGGCTGTTCCAGCGCTGTCCCCAATGCAATGTGCCTGATTCAGCCCTCTGATCCCCCCTGCCGCATCTGTTCCCTGGCCCTCTCCCTTCCACCTGAGAAAAACCCTAATTACAG GTGCAATACATCTCTTCTCATTGACTATTGCCAACCAGATGGCAGCcatcattatattttaattgatgtAGGGAAAACATTCAGGGAGCAAGTACTACGATGGTTTACTCACCATCGGATTCCCAAAGTTGATTCA ATTATTTTGACCCATGAACATGCTGATGCGATTCTTGGGCTGGATGATATACGTGCTGTGCAACCTTTTAACGCAGTAAATGATATTGATCCTACACCAATTTACCTCAGTCAGCATTCAATGGAAAG CATTTCAGTGAAGTTTCCTTACCTAGTCCAGAAGAAACTTAAAGAAGGCCAAGAAGTGAGACGTGTGGCACAGCTTGACTGGAAGATAATTGAGAATCATCACGAGAAACCATTTGTTGCATCAGGCTTGCGATTTATTCCTTTGCCC GTTATGCATGGAGaagattatatatgtttgggGTTTCTTTTTGGTGAAAATTATAGAGTAGCTTATATTTCTGACGTTTCACGAATTCCTCCAAGTACAGAACATG ttatttcaataaatggaGCTGGGCAAGTGGATCTTCTTATCTTGGACACGTTGTATAAG AATGGATCCCATAACACTCACTTTTGCTTCCCTCAG ACCCTGGATGCTGTGAAGAAGTTAAATCCGAAACGAGCCATGTTAATTGGAATGACACATGAATTTGATCACCATAAGGACAATGAGTTCCTGCTTGACTGGTCCAAAAG gGAAGGAATTCCAGTGCAGCTTGCTCACGATGGTTTAAGAATTCCTGTAGACCTATAA
- the LOC105434510 gene encoding uncharacterized protein LOC105434510 isoform X1, protein MEWCVGFNDKEIYVSFVVFKPMVLVVDDFVEALKQFSFSTNNLGCIQNCVLKSIHGNMIIWCGIWTKKLIQNPQLLSETLVSYTLTFLIFLITHLRLLLYINFLHFVQLQTMISKTSNMATLLDLSFFEAYGGESMDGSCVAKFTSKSIISMISIAAKCGDINDLSYACLAIFKSRFRKIEGVNSGICLKSQNRPTVVSLHVWNSPFYCYSWILNSDHLNSMLPYLDHFSLCIKYDIYQVVNISDANVPNFKDLDNDEERGNKCKSFDVK, encoded by the exons ATGGAGTGGTGTGTGGGTTTCAATGATAAAGAAATTTATGTAAGTTTTGTTGTATTCAAGCCAATGGTCCTGGTTGTTGATGATTTTGTTGAAGCTCTGAAACAATTCTCCTTCTCCACCAATAATCTTGGTTGTATTCAGAATTGTGTTCTCAAGAGCATCCACGGAAATATG ATCATATGGTGTGGAATTTGGACAAAAAAGTTAATTCAGAACCCGCAATTATTATCTGAAACACTCGTAAGTTACACTTTAacatttctcatatttttaatCACTCATTTACGTTTGTTattatacattaattttttacattttgttcaGCTTCAAACCATGATTtcaaaaacttcaaacatGGCAACCTTATTAGATCTTAGCTTCTTTGAAGCATATGGTGGAGAATCCATGGATGGTTCTTGTGTTGCAAAATTTACAAGTAAAAGCATTATATCAATGATTTCAATAGCTGCAAAATGTGGTGATATAAATGATCTTTCCTATGCTTGCTTGGCAATATTCAAGTCTCGATTTCGAAAGATCGAAGGCGTAAACTCTGGAATTTGCTTGAAATCACAAAATAGGCCAACAGTTGTTTCACTCCATGTTTGGAATTCTCCTTTTTATTGTTACTCATGGATCTTGAATTCCGATCATTTGAACTCAATGTTACCTTATCTTGATCATTTTTCCCTTTgtattaaatatgatatatatcaaGTGGTGAATATAAGTGATGCAAATGTACCTAATTTTAAGGATTTGGATAATGATGAAGAGAGGGGAAACAAGTGCAAATCTTTTGAtgtgaaataa
- the LOC105434510 gene encoding uncharacterized protein LOC105434510 isoform X2: MEWCVGFNDKEIYVSFVVFKPMVLVVDDFVEALKQFSFSTNNLGCIQNCVLKSIHGNMIIWCGIWTKKLIQNPQLLSETLLQTMISKTSNMATLLDLSFFEAYGGESMDGSCVAKFTSKSIISMISIAAKCGDINDLSYACLAIFKSRFRKIEGVNSGICLKSQNRPTVVSLHVWNSPFYCYSWILNSDHLNSMLPYLDHFSLCIKYDIYQVVNISDANVPNFKDLDNDEERGNKCKSFDVK; this comes from the exons ATGGAGTGGTGTGTGGGTTTCAATGATAAAGAAATTTATGTAAGTTTTGTTGTATTCAAGCCAATGGTCCTGGTTGTTGATGATTTTGTTGAAGCTCTGAAACAATTCTCCTTCTCCACCAATAATCTTGGTTGTATTCAGAATTGTGTTCTCAAGAGCATCCACGGAAATATG ATCATATGGTGTGGAATTTGGACAAAAAAGTTAATTCAGAACCCGCAATTATTATCTGAAACACTC CTTCAAACCATGATTtcaaaaacttcaaacatGGCAACCTTATTAGATCTTAGCTTCTTTGAAGCATATGGTGGAGAATCCATGGATGGTTCTTGTGTTGCAAAATTTACAAGTAAAAGCATTATATCAATGATTTCAATAGCTGCAAAATGTGGTGATATAAATGATCTTTCCTATGCTTGCTTGGCAATATTCAAGTCTCGATTTCGAAAGATCGAAGGCGTAAACTCTGGAATTTGCTTGAAATCACAAAATAGGCCAACAGTTGTTTCACTCCATGTTTGGAATTCTCCTTTTTATTGTTACTCATGGATCTTGAATTCCGATCATTTGAACTCAATGTTACCTTATCTTGATCATTTTTCCCTTTgtattaaatatgatatatatcaaGTGGTGAATATAAGTGATGCAAATGTACCTAATTTTAAGGATTTGGATAATGATGAAGAGAGGGGAAACAAGTGCAAATCTTTTGAtgtgaaataa
- the LOC101211705 gene encoding auxin response factor 6 has product MRLSAGGFSPQAPEGERRVLNSELWHACAGPLVSLPAVGSRVVYFPQGHSEQVAASTNREVDAQIPNYPSLPPQLICQLHNLTMHADAETDEVYAQMTLQPLSAQELKEAYLPAELGTPSRQPTNYFCKTLTASDTSTHGGFSVPRRAAEKVFPPLDFSMQPPAQELIARDLHDNEWKFRHIFRGQPKRHLLTTGWSVFVSAKRLVAGDAVLFIWNEKNQLLLGIRRASRPQTVMPSSVLSSDSMHLGLLAAAAHAAATISRFTIFFNPRASPSEFVIPLAKYVKAVYHTRVSVGMRFRMLFETEESSVRRYMGTITGISDLDPVRWQNSHWRSVKVGWDESTAGERQPRVSLWEIEPLTTFPMYPSPFPLRLKRPWPTGLPSFGIKDSDLGMNSPFMWLRGDNSDRGIQCLNFQGAGVSPWMQPRLDPSMMGMQSDMYQVMATAALQEMRAIDYSKISPASVLQFQQPQSLPCQSSTLMQPQMLHQSQPQQAFLQSVQENQQHSQPQSQTQSHHLQPQLPQQSFNNHSQQHQQQPRQTQPLDHQQIPSSIPAISQFASCSQSQSPSLQTVPSLCQQPSFSDSNGNPATSPTVSPLHSLAGSFVQDDSSQLLNLQRAHSVIPSAGWPSKRAAIDPLCTGASQYFLPQVEMLGTQQSSISQNTVALPPFPGRECPIDDREESSDPQNHVLFGVNIDSSSLLMQNGMSTLRGVCNDSVSTTLPFSSNYMSTAGTNFPVNPTMTSSNCIDESGLLQSHENVGQVNPPNGTFVKVHKSGTYSRSLDITKFNSYPELRSELARMFGLEGELEDPLRSGWQLVFVDRENDVLLLGDGPWPEFVNSVWCIKILSPEEVQDMGKRGLELLNSVPIQRLSNSTCDDYGSRQDSRNLISGIASVGPLDY; this is encoded by the exons ATGAGGCTCTCTGCGGGTGGTTTTAGTCCTCAGGCTCCGGAAG GCGAGAGAAGGGTCCTGAATTCCGAGCTTTGGCATGCGTGCGCTGGTCCTCTTGTTTCTCTGCCGGCTGTTGGCAGTCGTGTTGTTTATTTTCCACAAGGCCACAGTGAGCAG GTTGCTGCATCTACCAATAGAGAGGTTGATGCCCAGATTCCGAATTACCCAAGTTTGCCGCCGCAGCTCATTTGTCAGCTTCACAACCTGACAATGCAT GCAGATGCCGAGACAGATGAAGTATATGCTCAGATGACTCTGCAACCCTTGAGTGCT CAAGAATTAAAGGAAGCCTACCTTCCAGCTGAGTTGGGCACTCCAAGTAGGCAGCCAACGAATTACTTTTGCAAAACTTTGACAGCAAGTGATACCAGCACACATGGAGGTTTCTCTGTTCCTCGCCGTGCTGCTGAAAAAGTATTCCCTCCTTTG GACTTCTCTATGCAGCCCCCAGCCCAAGAGCTGATTGCGAGGGACTTGCATGATAATGAGTGGAAATTTAGACATATATTTCGCG GCCAGCCTAAAAGACACCTTCTAACAACTGGATGGAGTGTCTTCGTGAGTGCTAAAAGACTTGTTGCTGGCGACGCTGTACTTTTTATCTG GAATGAGAAGAACCAATTACTCCTTGGAATTAGGCGTGCTAGTCGACCACAAACGGTGATGCCTTCATCCGTGCTGTCAAGTGATAGCATGCATCTAGGGCTTCTTGCTGCAGCAGCTCATGCAGCAGCTACCATCAGTCggtttacaatattttttaacccAAG GGCTAGCCCTTCAGAGTTTGTCATACCACTGGCCAAATATGTGAAGGCAGTCTACCATACTCGTGTTTCTGTTGGCATGCGCTTTAGGATGCTGTTTGAAACGGAAGAATCAAGTGTTCGTCG CTACATGGGCACAATCACTGGCATTAGTGACTTGGATCCTGTAAGATGGCAAAACTCACATTGGCGCTCGGTCAAG GTTGGCTGGGATGAGTCGACAGCTGGAGAGCGACAGCCGAGAGTGTCTTTGTGGGAAATTGAACCACTAACAACGTTTCCAATGTATCCATCACCGTTTCCACTTAGGCTGAAGCGACCCTGGCCAACTGGACTGCCTTCTTTTG GCATCAAGGATAGTGACCTTGGAATGAATTCTCCATTCATGTGGCTACGGGGAGATAATAGTGATCGCGGCATCCAGTGTCTAAACTTTCAGGGAGCTGGGGTCTCACCATGGATGCAGCCAAGGCTTGATCCATCCATGATGGGTATGCAATCTGACATGTATCAAGTCATGGCTACTGCAGCTCTTCAGGAGATGAGGGCAATTGATTATTCCAAAATATCACCTGCATCTGTTCTTCAATTCCAGCAGCCCCAAAGCCTTCCTTGTCAGTCTTCTACCTTAATGCAGCCTCAGATGTTGCATCAGTCTCAACCTCAGCAGGCGTTTCTACAATCCGTACAAGAAAACCAGCAGCATTCGCAGCCGCAGTCTCAAACTCAGTCGCATCATCTTCAGCCGCAATTGCCCCAGCAATCATTCAATAATCATTCACAGCAACATCAACAGCAACCAAGGCAGACCCAACCACTCGATCATCAGCAGATTCCTTCTTCTATCCCTGCTATATCTCAGTTTGCTTCATGTTCTCAATCCCAGTCACCGTCCTTGCAAACTGTCCCTTCCCTTTGCCAACAACCAAGTTTTTCTGATTCCAATGGTAACCCTGCAACTAGTCCTACTGTTTCCCCATTGCATAGCCTTGCAGGTTCGTTTGTGCAAGATGACTCTTCTCAGCTGCTTAACCTTCAAAGAGCACATTCAGTAATTCCTTCAGCTGGTTGGCCATCAAAGAGAGCTGCTATCGATCCTCTCTGTACTGGAGCTTCTCAATATTTTCTACCTCAAGTTGAAATGTTAGGAACACAACAGAGTAGTATTTCTCAGAATACTGTTGCATTGCCACCCTTCCCTGGAAGGGAATGTCCTATTGATGACAGAGAAGAGAGTTCTGATCCTCAAAACCATGTTTTATTTGGTGTGAATATAGATTCTTCATCCCTTCTAATGCAAAATGGGATGTCAACCCTTAGGGGAGTTTGCAATGATAGTGTTTCTACAACTCTacctttttcttccaattatATGAGCACTGCTGGTACCAATTTTCCTGTAAATCCAACTATGACATCCTCGAATTGCATCGATGAATCGGGTCTCCTGCAGTCTCATGAAAATGTGGGCCAAGTAAACCCACCCAACGGAACCTTTGTCAAG GTTCACAAATCGGGGACCTACAGTAGGTCGTTAGACATAACCAAATTCAACAGCTATCCTGAGCTACGCAGCGAGCTTGCTCGCATGTTTGGCTTAGAAGGCGAGTTGGAAGATCCTTTGAGATCAGGCTGGCAGCTTGTATTTGTTGACCGGGAGAATGACGTTCTTCTTCTTGGTGATGGCCCGTGGCC GGAGTTTGTAAACAGTGTGTGGTGCATCAAAATACTTTCACCAGAAGAAGTTCAGGACATGGGAAAACGAGGTTTAGAACTTCTGAACTCTGTGCCAATTCAGAGGCTTTCCAACAGCACCTGCGACGACTATGGCAGTCGACAGGActcaagaaatttgatttcagGGATAGCCTCTGTCGGGCCTCTTGACTACTGA